The sequence AGGAGGAGAACGACGCGCAGCTTGGGATGACGTTGCTGCATGGCGCGCACGGCGCGCAGGTCGAAGGACTGCACGTCGGCCCGCTCGGCGAGCCCTGCCTCCAGGATGTCCCGGGCGACCGCGTCGCCGTGCGCCGGGCCGACGGCTGTCGTCGCGGAAGTCTGTTTGAGCTCCACGTTGAAACGGACGCGCCGGGCGTTTCGCGCGCGGAGTGGGTCACGGGCTTCGTGCGCGGCATCCGCCTGATCCGCCGCGAAGGCGAACACCTGGCGCAGCGTGGGGACGGTGTAGGGATGCCGGAGTCCGGTGCGGGCGGCGAACGCGACGGCCTCGGGTGAGTCCACGGGGTGGTTCGTCTGGTACCGACGGTCCGGGAGGAGTTGGTCGCAGACGAAGTCGGCCTGGAGCCTCGCGACGGTGAGGGTCGCGATGGGAATGGCGGCCCTGAGCGGGCGTCCATCCGCGTGGCGGCACTTCACCGGGGACAGGTCCGGGTCGTGGGAGAGCACGGGGACGCCATCGGCGGTGAGGACGGTGTCCAGTTCCAGCGTGGTCATCCGGGAGTCGAGCGCGGCCTCGAAGGCAGGCAGCGTGTTCTCCGGCCGCAGGTTCCGCGCGCCCCGGTGGCCCTGCGCATCGAAGCGCTTCGGGTCGATGAGCCCGTCCGCGTCCAGCAGGTCCCCGGGGCTGCCGTCCCTGTTGGCGTCGAAGTCCCGCACCACTTGCGCGAGGAGGTCCGGCCGGTCGCTGATGATGCCGTCCACGCCGCGCTGGAGCAGGGCCTTCATCGTGTGCGGGTCGTTCACGGTCCAGACGATGACGGGGTGGCCCGCTTCGCGGAGGCGGTCCAGGTCGATGCCGCCTCCGGGCCGGAGCAGCCGTACGTCCGGAGCGCAGACGGGCGCCTTGTCCCGAGCGTGCGCACGCAAGGTGTCCATGAGGCGCACCGTGGGGTCGTCCGCTGGCATGCCGGAGGCGCGGCCGCTCCGCGTGCATGCGCAGGCAAGACACGCCACGAGCAGCCCGAGAGGCAACCACCGGGTGAACGATGTCGTGCGCATGGGCTGCCTTCCCTCCTGGGGTCGGTTAGGAAGCTGAAGCGATGGACGTGAAGGATGCCACCGTGCAGGCAGCGCTGCGTCAGGCGTGCGACGACGCGGGCCTGCCCCAGTCCCTGCGCGGCTGCGTGTATCCGCTGCTGCGGGATCCGGAGGGTGACTGGCCCCCGTGCTGCGGCGGAGGCTGCATGCCGTGCACGTCCACGCTGGCGGACGTGGCGCTGCGCACGCTGGAGCTGCTGGGCACACCGCGACGCTCGCCCCTGCCGCCGGGCTAGCTCAGCGGTTCGAGTGGTCCACCAGCACGTCCGTGCGCGGGAGCGACCAGTGCATCTGGACCATCCGCCACTCGGTGTCCCGGCGCTGGAAGGCGCAGGCCACGCGGATGCCTTCGAAGGTGACGGGCCCGCTGGCACCGACGAGCGAGACGTCCATCGCGGGCACCGTGAGGCACGCCATCGTGGAGGGCGCCGCGCCGCCGTGCCAGAGCTGCTCCGAGCGCAGCGTCACGCGGATGTCGCGCAGGCTCTGGAACTGGGTGCGGAAGGAGTGCGCCACCTGCTCCCAGCCGATGAAATGGAGGTTGGAGTGCGTGCCCACGACCACGATGTCGTCGTCGTGCCAGAAGAGCTTGGACAGCGCCTCCAGGCTCCCGCGCTCATAGGCATCCACGAACGCGGTGAAGCGCCCTGAGAGTTCCGTCTTCCATTCATCCCGCGTCGAGTTCATCGCGTCCCGCGTCCCTTCCCGCTGTCAGGTGCTCCCGGATGATCCGCGCCACCTCCGCCACGGAGGGCTCCTCCATCACGGTGAAGTGGTTGCCCTTCACGTCGTGGGCCTGGAACGGAGCGGTCGTCAGCGCCTTCCACCACGCCGTCGCATGCGAATCCAGCACCGCGTCCCGCTCCGAGGCCCGCAGGTACACGAGCGGCACCGCGTGACGCCCCGGCGTATACGCCGCGATGGCCTCGTTGGTCGCGAGCACCACGTCGCGCAGCCGCGCGTCGAGTTCCATCGCCGTCCGCAGCCCCTCCGCCGCGCGCGGGGAGATTTCCCGGAACGCATCGATGAGCCGGAGCACATCCCCCACGCTCCGGACGCCCAGCCTGCGCGAGTCATCCACCGTCACCGTGTCGATCTGGATGACGCCCGCCACGGAGTGGCCGCGCTCCAGCAGGATGGCCGCCATCTCGTACGCGATGACGCCTCCCGAGGAATGACCGCCCAGCCAGAAGGGGCCGTGGGGCTGGAACGTCAGCAGCTCGTCCACGTACGTGCGCGCCATCGCCGGCACGTCGCGGTAGAGCACCTCACCGGGCTCCAGCCCCGACGCGCGGAACGCGTGCACGGGCGTGTCCGCGCCCAGCCGCTTCGCCAGCGGCAGGTACGTGTAGACGGTGCCTCCAATGGGCTGCACCAGGAACAGCGCCGTCCGGCCGCGCTGTCCCGCCTGGAGCTCCATTCGCAGCGGCGCTTCCTTGAGGAGGGGCCTCCCCGTCCGCTCTAGCTCCTCCTGCACCGCCTGCACCCAGGCGCCCAGCGTCGGGTGCTCCAGCACCGCGTGCAGCGACAGGGTGACTGCTAGCCTCGACTTGAGCTCGCGGTTGAGCTGCACGACCAGGAGGGACGTGCCGCCCAGCTCGAAGAAGTGGCTGTCCGGCGTCAGCGTGTCCACGCCGAGCAGCTCCTTCCACAGGGCCTCCATGGAGGCACGCACCTCCTCGCGGCTCAGGGTCCGAGGCTCGGCCGAGACGGGAGGCCGTGGGGGCCGTGGCGCCTTCTCCGCCAGCGAGTACCGCTTGCGCTCGAAGGGATACGTCGGCAGCACGACGCGCCTGCGCGGTTCGCTTCCGCGCACCGTGCTCCAGTCCACGGGGGAGCCCACGGACCAGAGCTGTCCCACGGCCTGGAGCAGCGCCTGCTCATCGCTCTCCTTCGGGTGACGCCGTCCCGCGTGCGCGCCGAGCGTGTGCAGCACCAGCCGCTCCCGCCCCACCCGGGGGTTCAGCGCCGTCAGCGTGGAGAGCATCCGTCCCGGCCCCACCTCCACGAAGATCCGCTCCCGGTCCTCCAGCAGCAGCTCCAGCCCGGCGGAGAAACGGACCGTGTGTCGCAGGTGGCGGGCCCAATACGTGGGGTCGCGCGCGTCGTCCGCGGTCAGCCAGGTGCCCGTGACGTTGGAGACCAGCGGAATCGCCGGGGACTTCGGGCGCATCGTCCGGGCCAGGTCCGTGAGCGGCTGCATCGCCGGCTCCACGAGCGCGGAGTGGAACCCCTTCGTGCGCGGAAGCCACTTCGTCCGCACGCCCCGCCCCTGCAAGCGCGCCGCGAAGTCCTCCAGCGCCTCCAGTGTGCCGGCCACCACGCACTGGCCGGGCCCGTTGACCGCGGCCAGGGACAGCCCTTGTGGCAGCTCCTGCGTCAGCACGGCCTCCGACAGGGGCACGGCCAACATGCCGGAGGGTGGCAGCGCGTCGCAGAGCCGGCCGCGCAGCGCGACCAGCGAAGCGGCCTGCTCCAGCGAGAGGACGCCAGAGAGACAGGCGGCGGCGTATTCGCCCAGGCTGTGGCCCAGGAGGCTCGTCGGATGAAGCCCCCAGGCGCCCAGCAGCTTCGCCAGCGCGTACTCCGTCGTGAAGATGGCGGCCATGCCCAGCGAGGGCGCACGGAGCGCCTCCTCCGCGCGCGCCCCGCCGTCGTCCGTGAGCAGCACGGCGCGAAGGTCGCGCTCCACCTCCGGGCCGAAGTGCGCGGCGCATTCATCGAAGGCTTCGCGATACGCCGGAGCGCGCCGGTACCATGCCGCGCCCATGCCCACCTCCTGCGTGCCCGTCCCCGGGAACAGGAAGCACACCTCTGGAAGCGGAGAGGAGGCGAGCTGCGAGGAGCTGTCCCGCCGGAGCTTCGCGATGGCCTCCTCGCGTGACTCGCAGGCGATGGCGCGCCGGTACGCGAACGCCGTCCGGCCCTCCTGCAACGTGTACGCGACGTCCGCCAGTGACTGTCCGGGATGCCGCTCCAGATGATCCGCGAGCCGCCGCGAGGCCGCGCCCAGCGCCTCCCCGCTCCGCGCCGAGAGCGTCAGCACCTCCATCGACGGGCCCGCGGTGATGACCTTCGCGGGCGGGGCCTCCTCCACGACGACGTGCGCGTTCGTCCCGCCAATGCCAAACGCGCTGACCCCCGCGAGGCGCGGGAAGCCTTCGGGCACGGCCCACGGCCGCCCTTCCCGGCTCACGACGAAGGGCGAACGCTCCAGGCCTGACTCCGGATGCGCGCGCTCGAAGTGCACGGTTCCCGGAAGGAAGCGGTGCTCCAGGGCCAACGTCGTCTTGATCAACCCCGCCACACCCGCCGCCGAGTCCAGGTGCCCCACGTTGCTCTTGAGCGCGCCCAGCACCACCTCGGGCTCCGACGCCGCACGGTCGCCAAAGGCGAGCCGCAGCGCCTGGACCTCCAGCGGATCCCCCAGCGGCGTCGCCGTGCCGTGGGCCTCCACGTAGGTGATGTGACGCGGGGCCACGTCCGCGTCGGCATGGGCCCGCGTGATGACGTCGCGCTGGCCCTCCACGCCCGGAGCGGTGAAGCCGACCTTGGCGTTGCCGTCGTTGTTGATGGCCGAGCCTCGGATGACCGCTTGGATGGAGTCGCCGTCCCGCAGCGCGTCCTCCAGCCGCTTGAGCACCACGATGCCGACGCCGCTGGAGGGCACCGTGCCCTGCCCCTTCGCGTCGAAGGGACGGCAGTGGCCATCCGGAGACGTGATGCCGCCCTGTTCGTGCAGGTAACCGGAGGGACCGGACGCGAAGAGGGAGACGCCTCCCGCCAGGGCCACGTCGGACTCGCCCGAGCGCAGGCTCTGACAGGCCAGGTGCACGGCCACCAGCGACGTGGAGCAGGCGGTCTGCACCGTGAGCGCGG comes from Corallococcus macrosporus and encodes:
- a CDS encoding glycerophosphodiester phosphodiesterase family protein; protein product: MRTTSFTRWLPLGLLVACLACACTRSGRASGMPADDPTVRLMDTLRAHARDKAPVCAPDVRLLRPGGGIDLDRLREAGHPVIVWTVNDPHTMKALLQRGVDGIISDRPDLLAQVVRDFDANRDGSPGDLLDADGLIDPKRFDAQGHRGARNLRPENTLPAFEAALDSRMTTLELDTVLTADGVPVLSHDPDLSPVKCRHADGRPLRAAIPIATLTVARLQADFVCDQLLPDRRYQTNHPVDSPEAVAFAARTGLRHPYTVPTLRQVFAFAADQADAAHEARDPLRARNARRVRFNVELKQTSATTAVGPAHGDAVARDILEAGLAERADVQSFDLRAVRAMQQRHPKLRVVLLLERVPTDAESRAAE
- a CDS encoding nuclear transport factor 2 family protein, giving the protein MNSTRDEWKTELSGRFTAFVDAYERGSLEALSKLFWHDDDIVVVGTHSNLHFIGWEQVAHSFRTQFQSLRDIRVTLRSEQLWHGGAAPSTMACLTVPAMDVSLVGASGPVTFEGIRVACAFQRRDTEWRMVQMHWSLPRTDVLVDHSNR